GCGCCCGCGGCGTCACCGACATCATCGGCAAGCGCAGCGACCAGATCCAGCAGCTGCTGATCGACGCCAACGCCCTGCTCGGCGAGCTGAACATGCGGCGCGATGCGATCCGGCAGATCATCTCCGGCACCGAGAACCTGTCCGCGCAGCTCACCGGATTCGTGAAGGACAACGAGGCGCAGCTGACGCCGGTCCTGGAGAAGTTCAACCGGGTGCTCGACATCCTGAACGACAACGCCGACAACTTCTCCGCCGCCATCGACAATCTCGGGCCGTACGCCAACATCATGGGTGAGGCGGTCAGTTCCGGCCCGTACTTCTCCTCGCTCGTCGGCCTGCCGACCTGGGGCGACTACATGGGCACCTTCCTGCGCATCCTCGCGGGCAAGTACCCGGAGGCCGCCCAGTACTTCGCCAAGTACTCCGGCTTCCCGCTGCTGCCGAACAACTGGTCCGAGGGGCCCAAGCTCGGTGCCCCCGGCCCCAAGCGGCCGGTGCCGAGCAGCAAGCCGCCGACGGTGCCGCCGACCACCACGAAGAAGACGACGACCCCGACGGGAGGACGCTGACATGGGCGCCACCGACCGGATCGCCGGGCTCTCCTTCCCCAAGCGGGTGATCGCGATCATCGCCGTGCTGCTGATCGCCGTGCTGGTCGTGATGCTGTCGTGGTTCGGCTACCAGCGGGTCACCACGCGGACCATCACCGCCTACTTCCCGTCGGTCACCGGGCTGTACAGCGGAGACCCGGTCCGGGTGATCGGGGTGCCGGTCGGCAAGGTCTCGTCGATCACGCCGCGCAAGGGCGACGTCAAGGTCGTGATGCGCATCGACAAGGACGTGCCGATCCCCACCGACGTGCGCGCGGTGATCGTCGCGCAGTCACTGGTCTCCGGCCGGTTCGTCCAGCTGACGCCGTCGTACACGACCGGGCCCAAGCTCGGCGGCGACGCCAACGACATCCCGATGGACCGGACGGCCGTGCCGATGGAGTGGGACGACGTCAAGAAGCAGCTCAACGAGCTGAGCGAGGTCCTCGGCCCGAAGTCGGGCGAGAACGGGACCGTCGACCACGGCACCGCGGTCAAGACGATCGACACCCTGGCGGCGAACCTCGACGGGAACGGCGCGGCCATGGCGACGTCGCTCAAGGAGATGTCCACCGTGATGGGCACCCTCGCCGAGAACCGCGACGACCTGTTCGCGACGGTGAAGAGCCTGCAGAAGCTGACCGACCTGCTGTCGCAGAATCACCAGGAACTGGTCCAGTTCAACGGCCGGATGGCCTCGGTGAGCAGCGTGCTGGCCGATTCGAACGAGTCGCTCGGCGACGCGATGGACAACCTCGACGAGGCGCTCGGCGAACTCCGCGGATTCCTCGACCACAACACCGCGGCGGTGGCCGCGACCATGCAGAAGATGGTGCCGTTCACCGACACCCTCAAGCGGAACGACGAGGGACTGCGCGGGCTGCTGCACTCGGCGCCCAACCAGCTGGCCAACTTCATGAACATGTACAACCCGCTGACCGGGTCGCTGGACGGCGTATTCGGTCTCGGCATGGGCAACAACCTCATCACGCTGCTGTGCGGCTCGATGGCATCGACCGCCCGCCCGATGGACGACGAGGCCGGCGTGGAGAAGTGCGTCGACCTGCTGGCACCGATCCTCAAGGATGTCGCCGTCAACTTCCCGCCGTTCGTCGCCAATCCGCTGATCGGCCGCGCGGCGACGCAGGACCAGATCCAGTACCAGAATCCGAGCGTGAAGGCCCGGGCACAGGCCGGGGTGGCCGACCGCGATGTCGCCAGCACCAAGCCGCAACCGGCCGATCCCATGCTCAAGATGCTCCTGCCGTTCGGGGGTAACTGATGCGCACCGCCCGCCGAATCGTCGCCGTCGCCGCGGCCGCCGCACTGCTGGTGCCGCTCACCGCGTGCGGCACCGACCTGGGCTCGGGGGTGTCGTCGATCGGCGCCCAGGGGACCGGCAAGGGGTCGTACCAGATCACCGCGATGATTCCGTCGGCCGCCGGCCTGGTCCGCAACGCCCCGGTGATGATGACCGACAGCACCGTCGGCAGTATCGGCAACATCGAGGTGGACCACTGGAACGCCAAGATCACGCTGCGGCTGGACCCGGGAGTCAAGGTGCCCGACGGCTCGCACGCGATGATCGGTATGACCAGCGTGCTCGGGTCCTCGCACCTGGCGATCGTGCCGCCGGACCAGCCGAACGGGAAGTACGTGCCGGCCGGCGGCAGCCTCTCGCTGCCGAACTGTCCGCCGCCGTCGAACGTCGCCCCGGCGTCGGGCAGGAAGATCCCGGACATCACCGAGGCGCAGACCGTCGACCCGTGCCGGTATCCGACCACCGAGCAGGTGCTCAGTTCACTGTCGGTGGTGCTCAACGGCGGTGGTCTGTCGCAGATGGGCGAGATCGTGCACGAGCTGTCGGATGCCTTCGGCGGGCGCGGCGAGACCCTGCAGAATCTGATTCCCAGGCTGAACACCCTGGTCAGTGACCTAGACTCGCAGACCACGAACATCATCGCGGCGACCGAGGGCCTGGATCGGCTGACCGCGGAGATCAACGGGCAGGAAGCCACCGTGCAGCGGGCGCTGGCGTCGGGGCCGCGGATCCTGCAACTGCTGGTGGACCAGCGGCAGAACCTGATCACCGCGCTCGGTGCGGTCGGCGACCTGTCGAAGACGGCCAACGAGATCCTCGCCAAGAACGGCGACGACATCAAGGTGATCTTGCCGAACATGCGCGCCCTGCTGTCGCAGCTCGCGACCACCGGGCCGGCGCTGACCAACTCGCTGCGGATGCTGCTCACGTTCCCGTTCATCGAGGACAAGATCGACACCGTCGTCAAGGGCGACTACGTCAACTCCGACCTGGTCCTCGACCTGACGGTGGGCCGGCTCAGCGAGTCGATGGGCGCATCGATCGGGCTGACCGGTCCGGAGGGGCTGCTGGGCGCGGCCGGCGCCAACGCGCGCAAGTCGGCCGATCCGCTGACGGAACCGTTCACCGGGCCGTGGGCCCAGCGCCCGGCGCAGCCCGACCCCAGCCCTAAGCCGAAGCAGAAGGGCGGTCACCGATGAAGATCACGTCCTTCGTCCGCGGCCAGCTCATCATCTTCGCACTGGTGACCGTGGTCGCCGTCGTCTCGATGGCGGTGTTCTACATCCGTATCCCGCAGATGGTCGGGATCGGCGCGTACCGGGTGACGCTCGACATGCCGTCGTCCGGCGGCCTGTATCAGAACGCGAATGTGAGCTTCCGCGGCGTCGACGTCGGGAAGGTCACCAAGATGTGGCTCACCGAGAACCGGGTGCAGGCCGAGCTGAGCATCGACTCGGGCACCAAGATCCCGGCGAACTCGAGCGCCACCGTGCGCAGCGTGTCCGCGGTCGGCGAGCAGTTCGTCGAGTTCCTGCCGCCGACGCGGCCGGCCGACGGCACCCTCGGCGACGGCGCCAAGGTGACGATGACCGACGAGCAGCTGCCCGTGCAGATCTCGTCCATGCTCGACCAGGCCGATGCCCTGCTGGTCGCGGTCGGGAACACCCAGCTGCGTCAAGTGCTCGACGAGGCCTTCCTCGCCTTCAACGGCACCGGCCCGGCGCTGCAACGGCTGCTCGACTCGATGATCCTGTTCGTCGGGGCGGCGAACAAGAACGTCGACGCCGTCAACGACCTGATCGATCAGGCCGGGCCGATCCTGGCGACCCAGAACCGGACCGCCGACGACATCCGGTCGTGGACCCGCGACATGACGACGGTGACCGACACCCTGCGCGCCCACAAGACCGACATCACCGGGATTCTGCAGAAGGGCCCCGGTACGGCCACCGCCGCGCAGAAACTGTTCGGCGACATCAGCCAGTCGTTCCCGACGGCCATCTCGAATCTGTCGGTCGATGCGCGCACCATGGCGATCTACCTGCCGAATCTGCGGCAGACGATCGTGCTGTATCCGCGCGTCCTCTCGGCGCTGATCACCGCGATCAACACCGGCAACAGCGACCGCGGCCCGAACGTGAACTTCACGCTCGGCTTCCAGGATCCGCCGACCTGCACGGTCGGCTTCATTCCGCCGGCCGACTGGCGCTTCCCGAGTGCGCAGACCCCGCAGCAGGTGCCCGCCGGCACCCTCTGCCGGCTGCCGCAGAACGCACAGGCCGCGGTGCGCGGCGCCCGCAACTTCCCGTGCGCGGAGTTCCCGGGCCGTCGCGCCCCGACCCCCGCCGAATGCCGCACCGGCTACAAGCCGTCGGCCCGCGACAACGTCGCCTTCCCCAACGGGCTGCCGTTCACCAACCTCCCGAAGCAGCCGGCCGGCTATCTGGTGCCCGGCACGCCGCAGAGCTACGACCCGACGCCGGCCACCTACGCGACCACCTACGATCCGGTGACGGGGCAGTTCATCGGACCGGATGGCAAGATCTATAACGCCGGGCTCGGTGAGCAGCCGGGCGCGAAGACGCAATGGTACGACCTGATCACGAAGACGGTGGAGTCCTGAGTTCCGACGACGAGATCCCGAAGCCGGCCGGCCCGGTCGTTCGCAAGACCAGCCCGCTCGGGCGCAAAACGAAGAAACCGGCCGCCTCGGCGATCCCCGGGTACGAGGTGGGCAAGGCCGCCCCGATCCCGGGTGCCGCGACGTCCGGCGCCGACGATGCCGAGACCGCGGCCGACGGGGAGGAGACCGCGGAGGTTCTGACCTCCGCGGCCGAGACGACGGACACCGCCGAGACCGCCGAGACGACGGACACGGCCGAGACGCCGGACACTGCCGAGACGCCGGACACGACCGAGACGCCGGACACGGCGGAGATCGAGACCGGAGCGAGCGGGATCGCCGCGGCCGACCGCGTCGGATACCGCGACCGGCGGGTCGCGGCGCAGCGTCGTCGTTCCGCGCGGGAGGCGGCGGGTGCATCGCGGACGAGCCGGGTCTCCGGCGGCGCGGCCCGGCGGGCGGTGGCCCTGATCCTCGCGGTGATCATCATCGTCACCGGCACGGTGCTGTCGATCGTGTTCGGGATGCGCTACCAGACCATCGCCCACCAGCGTGAACTGCGCGCCCAGTACGCGACGTTCGCGCGGCAGGTGGTGGTCGACATGACCACCCTCAACTCCGACAACGCCGACGCGATGTACAAGCTCGCGATGAACAAGACCAGCGGCCGCGCGCAGCAGGTGTTCCGGGACAACATGAAGCAGGTCACCGACATGATCCGCAAAGCGGACGCGGTGACCCAGACGAACGTGCTCAGCGAGGCGGTCAGCGAGGCCACCGACAAGGAGGGCACGGTGCTGATGGTCGTCGGCTGGACCAGCAAGACCAAGGACGGCAAGACGCAGCCGCTGTTCCAGACCTTCCGCTATCAGGTCGGCATGACCCGGATCAACGGCGACCTGAAAGTGACCGACCTGGAGTTCGTCTGGTGAGCGCGCGCAGAATCGTCACCGTCGTCATCGGCCTGCTGACGGTCGCGGCCGTGGTGTGCACCGTGTTCTTCGGCGTGCAGTACGGGCGGGCCCGGGCTGAGGAGAACGCCCGCAACAGCGCCCTCACCGCCGCGCGGGAGTACGTCCAGAAGATGTACGCCTGGACGCCGCAGAACATCTCCGACCACATCAACTTCATGATGGGCGTGTTGATCGGCCCGGCGAAGAAGGACTACGAGAGCCACGTCGTCGGCAACCGGATCGCCGAGCAGGTGAAGCAGCAGCAGGTGGTCGCGCAGGTCACCGACCAGGGCTCCGGCGTCGTCGAGAACACCCGGAACACGGCCACCGTGCTGCTGTTCATCAACCAGTCGGCCAGTCGTGCCGCGAACGAGGAAGTGCAGACCAACCCGGCGCGCGTGGTCTACACGATGGAGCGGCGGGGCGGGCGCTGGCTGATCAACGACGCGCAGCTGATCACCGATCAGACGCTGGAAGACATGGTGGACAAGCAGGGCGGCACCACCCCGCCGAGCGGTGCCATCTCGGTGCCCGCGCCGAGCCCGGGTGCGCCGTCGTCCGGCGCTCCCGCGCCGAGCGAGGTGACCCCCGCGCCGTCGTCGGAGCCGGTCCCCGCCGGCTGATCTGCGACCGCGTCGCCCACGCGGCCGCCCGCCCGCAGCGCGTGTCGCGGGTCTACTTGCGTGTCGCGGGTCGTGCAGGACCCGCGACACGAAGATGGACCCGCGACACGGAGGGGAAGGGGTGACTCGGCCGGTGGCGCGCCCGGATAGCCGGGACTACGAGGTGTAGCCCAGCGGCATGAGGATCGACTTGTGCTCCAGGTACGACTCCAGGCCCTCGCGCCCGTTCTCCCGGCCGATCCCGGAGCTCTTGTAGCCGCCGAAGGGCGACGCCGGGTCGATCGCGTACCAGTTGATCCCCAGTGTGCCGGTGCGCACGCGCTTGGCGATCTCGACGGCGCGGTCGATGTCGGCGCTCCACACCGAACCGGCCAGACCGTAGTCGGAGTCGTTGGCGATGGCGACGGCCTCGTCGACGTCGTCGTAGGCGATCACGCTGATCACCGGGCCGAAGATCTCTTCGCGGGCGATCGCCATGTCGTTGGTGACACCGGTGAAGATGGTGGGGCCGACCCAGTTCTCGGTGCCGATCGCCGGGCCGGGGACCTCGAGCACGGCGGTGGCGCCGTCGGCCTTGCCTCGTGCGATGTAGCCGGTGACCTTCTCGAACTGCTTGTCGTTGATGAGCGGGCCGATCTTGGTCTCCGGATCGTCCGGCAGGCCGGGGGTGAAGCCGGCGGCGACGTCGACCATGGCCGCCACGATCTCGTCGTGCCGGGAGCGCGGCACCAGGACGCGGGTCTGCGCAACGCACGCCTGGCCCGCGTTGAGGATGCCGGAGAACACCAGCATCGGCGCGGCCGCCGGGAGGTCCACGTCGTCGAGCACGATGGCCGCCGACTTGCCGCCGAGTTCGAGCGAGCAGCGCTTGAGCGTCTCGCCGCAGCGCGCGGCGATCGACCGGCCGGCCGCGGTGGACCCGGTGAAGGTGATTTTGTCGACGCCGGGATGGTCGACGAGGGCCCGGCCGGTCGCCACGCCGCCCGGAACCACCGAGATCACGCCCTCGGGGACGCCGGCCTCGGTGAACAGTTCGGCCAGCAGGTTGGCGTTGAGCGGCGTCTCCGGGGCGGGTTTGAGGACGATCGAGCAGCCGGCCGCGAGTGCCGGACCGAACTTGTTGCACAGCAGGAACAGCGGCACGTTCCAGGCGATGATCGCGCCGACCACGCCGACCGGCTCGCGCACCACCAGCGTCTCGCCGAACATGCCGGTGCGCTTCTCCGACCACTCGTACGCCTCGGCGGCGTCGGCGTACCCGGCCAGCACGCCGGTGCCGGCGAGCTGTTGCAGGGTGGCGACATCGGCCGGCGTGGCGCCCATCTCCGCTGAGACCAGCGCGCAGATGTCGGCGGAACGCTCGTTGATGAGGGCGGCGGCCCGGCGCAGCACCGCGGCGCGCTCGGACGGCGGCGTCAGCCGCCAGACACCGGCGTCGAAGGCGGCGCGGGCCGCACGCACGGCGGCGTCGACGTCGTCGGCGTCCGCTTCGGGTACTGAACCGATCAGCTCGCCGGTGGCGGGGGAGTGGACGTCGAGGCGCGTGGTGGAGTGCGGCGCCGTCCAGCGTCCGCCGAGGTACAGCTGATCGGTCGCGATAGGGGTGGTGACGGACATGCGTGCTCCTGGTATCGGGGAAGGTCTCCCACCGATACTAGAACACGTTCTAGTCTTACGCCGAGGGCTTGACGTCGAGAACGACGTCGAACTCCAGCAGGTC
The nucleotide sequence above comes from Gordonia sp. PP30. Encoded proteins:
- a CDS encoding MCE family protein; the encoded protein is MKITSFVRGQLIIFALVTVVAVVSMAVFYIRIPQMVGIGAYRVTLDMPSSGGLYQNANVSFRGVDVGKVTKMWLTENRVQAELSIDSGTKIPANSSATVRSVSAVGEQFVEFLPPTRPADGTLGDGAKVTMTDEQLPVQISSMLDQADALLVAVGNTQLRQVLDEAFLAFNGTGPALQRLLDSMILFVGAANKNVDAVNDLIDQAGPILATQNRTADDIRSWTRDMTTVTDTLRAHKTDITGILQKGPGTATAAQKLFGDISQSFPTAISNLSVDARTMAIYLPNLRQTIVLYPRVLSALITAINTGNSDRGPNVNFTLGFQDPPTCTVGFIPPADWRFPSAQTPQQVPAGTLCRLPQNAQAAVRGARNFPCAEFPGRRAPTPAECRTGYKPSARDNVAFPNGLPFTNLPKQPAGYLVPGTPQSYDPTPATYATTYDPVTGQFIGPDGKIYNAGLGEQPGAKTQWYDLITKTVES
- a CDS encoding MlaD family protein; protein product: MRTARRIVAVAAAAALLVPLTACGTDLGSGVSSIGAQGTGKGSYQITAMIPSAAGLVRNAPVMMTDSTVGSIGNIEVDHWNAKITLRLDPGVKVPDGSHAMIGMTSVLGSSHLAIVPPDQPNGKYVPAGGSLSLPNCPPPSNVAPASGRKIPDITEAQTVDPCRYPTTEQVLSSLSVVLNGGGLSQMGEIVHELSDAFGGRGETLQNLIPRLNTLVSDLDSQTTNIIAATEGLDRLTAEINGQEATVQRALASGPRILQLLVDQRQNLITALGAVGDLSKTANEILAKNGDDIKVILPNMRALLSQLATTGPALTNSLRMLLTFPFIEDKIDTVVKGDYVNSDLVLDLTVGRLSESMGASIGLTGPEGLLGAAGANARKSADPLTEPFTGPWAQRPAQPDPSPKPKQKGGHR
- a CDS encoding MCE family protein, whose product is MGATDRIAGLSFPKRVIAIIAVLLIAVLVVMLSWFGYQRVTTRTITAYFPSVTGLYSGDPVRVIGVPVGKVSSITPRKGDVKVVMRIDKDVPIPTDVRAVIVAQSLVSGRFVQLTPSYTTGPKLGGDANDIPMDRTAVPMEWDDVKKQLNELSEVLGPKSGENGTVDHGTAVKTIDTLAANLDGNGAAMATSLKEMSTVMGTLAENRDDLFATVKSLQKLTDLLSQNHQELVQFNGRMASVSSVLADSNESLGDAMDNLDEALGELRGFLDHNTAAVAATMQKMVPFTDTLKRNDEGLRGLLHSAPNQLANFMNMYNPLTGSLDGVFGLGMGNNLITLLCGSMASTARPMDDEAGVEKCVDLLAPILKDVAVNFPPFVANPLIGRAATQDQIQYQNPSVKARAQAGVADRDVASTKPQPADPMLKMLLPFGGN
- a CDS encoding aldehyde dehydrogenase, which produces MSVTTPIATDQLYLGGRWTAPHSTTRLDVHSPATGELIGSVPEADADDVDAAVRAARAAFDAGVWRLTPPSERAAVLRRAAALINERSADICALVSAEMGATPADVATLQQLAGTGVLAGYADAAEAYEWSEKRTGMFGETLVVREPVGVVGAIIAWNVPLFLLCNKFGPALAAGCSIVLKPAPETPLNANLLAELFTEAGVPEGVISVVPGGVATGRALVDHPGVDKITFTGSTAAGRSIAARCGETLKRCSLELGGKSAAIVLDDVDLPAAAPMLVFSGILNAGQACVAQTRVLVPRSRHDEIVAAMVDVAAGFTPGLPDDPETKIGPLINDKQFEKVTGYIARGKADGATAVLEVPGPAIGTENWVGPTIFTGVTNDMAIAREEIFGPVISVIAYDDVDEAVAIANDSDYGLAGSVWSADIDRAVEIAKRVRTGTLGINWYAIDPASPFGGYKSSGIGRENGREGLESYLEHKSILMPLGYTS